A part of Acidobacteriota bacterium genomic DNA contains:
- a CDS encoding pyridoxal phosphate-dependent aminotransferase, protein MTRAESGLSKRVLAITESVTLAITAKARQLRAEGLDVIGFGAGEPDFATPADIVEAAVAAARDPVNHKYSPAAGLPALREAVAAKTLRDSGYDVRPDQVIITNGGKYAVYVTCQALLDDGDEVLLPSPYWVTYPESVKLAGGVPVDVASDLGSGFKVTVEQLEAARTERTKMLIFVSPSNPTGAVYTRDEIVAIGEWALEHDIWVMTDEIYEHLVYGDSEFHSLPVVVPEMADRSVVVNGVAKTYAMTGWRVGWLIAPSHVAKAAGTQVSHATSNVANVSQRAALAAVSGSLDAVTEMRTAFDRRRLTMTRMLRDIEGVECLEPAGAFYAFPRVKELLNRMEISTTLDLAARLLEDAQIAVVPGEAFGAPGYLRFSFALGDKDLEEGLHRFQQFSRSDS, encoded by the coding sequence ATGACGCGTGCAGAATCAGGTCTTTCGAAACGGGTTCTCGCAATCACCGAGTCTGTAACGCTCGCGATCACGGCCAAGGCAAGGCAGCTGCGAGCTGAAGGCCTCGACGTGATTGGCTTTGGTGCCGGCGAACCCGATTTTGCAACGCCCGCTGACATCGTCGAGGCCGCCGTTGCGGCAGCTCGCGACCCTGTGAATCACAAATACTCGCCAGCAGCAGGATTGCCGGCGCTTCGAGAGGCAGTCGCTGCGAAGACGTTGCGCGACTCAGGGTACGACGTGCGACCCGACCAGGTCATCATCACAAACGGAGGCAAGTACGCCGTCTATGTTACTTGTCAGGCGCTACTCGACGATGGTGACGAGGTGCTGCTTCCATCTCCGTACTGGGTGACATACCCCGAGTCGGTGAAACTAGCCGGCGGTGTGCCGGTCGATGTCGCATCCGATCTCGGCAGCGGGTTCAAGGTCACCGTCGAACAGCTCGAGGCAGCACGCACTGAACGCACCAAGATGCTGATCTTCGTCTCGCCATCGAACCCCACTGGCGCCGTCTACACCCGCGACGAGATTGTTGCGATCGGGGAGTGGGCGCTTGAACACGACATCTGGGTGATGACCGACGAGATCTATGAACACCTCGTGTACGGCGACAGTGAGTTCCACTCGCTCCCAGTGGTCGTGCCCGAGATGGCAGATCGAAGTGTTGTCGTGAACGGGGTCGCTAAGACATATGCCATGACTGGTTGGCGGGTTGGGTGGCTTATTGCCCCATCCCACGTCGCCAAGGCTGCGGGCACGCAGGTCAGCCACGCGACGTCCAACGTCGCCAACGTCAGCCAGCGGGCTGCGCTCGCCGCGGTCAGCGGGTCGCTCGACGCCGTCACCGAGATGCGAACCGCGTTCGACCGCCGCCGTCTCACCATGACGCGCATGCTTCGAGATATCGAAGGTGTCGAATGCCTCGAGCCCGCCGGTGCGTTCTATGCGTTCCCGCGGGTAAAGGAACTCCTGAACAGAATGGAAATCTCGACAACGCTTGACCTGGCAGCCCGCTTGTTGGAAGATGCCCAGATTGCCGTTGTCCCTGGCGAGGCCTTTGGCGCCCCCGGGTATCTACGTTTCAGCTTTGCGCTCGGAGACAAAGACCTCGAAGAAGGCCTCCATCGGTTCCAGCAGTTCTCTCGCTCGGACTCGTAG
- a CDS encoding alpha/beta hydrolase — protein MPTTAADPSMTEHAYDLSIPHPNIPQLIEVMDAEASAFRAAHPPQFSPVGTLGRAIDIFIPEGQVKGAVAMVHGGYWVRGAPTNISHLAAGALACDVAVGFVPYGLCPEFSIGDAIDHTIDAANIIADTLGYPVAMFGHSAGGHLAASVVSEGVSTDAVLLSGLYDLSPITKIPLNETLGMTEDDALRWSPSRKPPMGPTAVAAFVGSEEPSGFLDQQQILAEKWGAACGLTTEVLAGGDHFSALATLTAPDSALTAALVTAAINAVTRPTLRSTS, from the coding sequence TTGCCAACCACAGCGGCTGACCCATCGATGACCGAACACGCCTACGATCTCTCGATCCCACACCCGAATATTCCACAATTGATCGAGGTGATGGACGCCGAGGCGTCGGCATTCAGGGCTGCTCACCCGCCGCAGTTTTCCCCGGTTGGAACGTTGGGTCGCGCAATTGACATCTTCATCCCCGAAGGACAAGTCAAGGGCGCGGTTGCGATGGTCCACGGTGGGTACTGGGTTCGGGGCGCACCAACGAACATCAGTCACCTCGCAGCCGGTGCTCTCGCGTGCGACGTCGCTGTTGGATTTGTCCCCTATGGGTTATGTCCCGAATTCTCGATCGGCGACGCCATCGATCACACGATTGACGCCGCCAACATCATCGCTGACACGCTCGGTTACCCGGTGGCAATGTTCGGCCACTCGGCTGGTGGCCACCTCGCGGCATCGGTCGTCTCGGAAGGCGTATCAACCGATGCGGTCCTCTTGAGCGGGCTATACGATCTCTCACCCATCACGAAGATTCCGTTAAATGAGACGCTCGGTATGACTGAAGACGATGCCCTCCGGTGGAGTCCGTCAAGAAAACCACCGATGGGCCCGACCGCAGTCGCCGCGTTCGTGGGATCAGAAGAACCGAGTGGTTTCCTCGACCAACAGCAGATCCTCGCCGAGAAATGGGGTGCTGCCTGCGGACTCACGACCGAAGTGCTCGCCGGCGGTGACCATTTCAGCGCGCTCGCAACACTCACCGCGCCCGATTCGGCGCTCACGGCAGCGCTTGTAACCGCAGCGATCAACGCAGTGACTCGACCGACCCTGCGAAGCACGTCCTGA
- a CDS encoding antitoxin MazE5, giving the protein MARIRVSTTVDEELLSDARELRLGLNDAALLDEALAALLAVHRATQIDAAYAAYDRQPLDQADEWGDLVSFRDAAAGS; this is encoded by the coding sequence ATGGCAAGGATACGAGTGAGTACGACAGTGGATGAAGAGTTGCTGAGTGACGCGCGGGAACTCCGGTTGGGGTTGAATGATGCGGCATTGCTTGACGAAGCACTTGCGGCGTTGCTCGCGGTGCACCGGGCGACTCAGATCGACGCCGCTTACGCCGCCTATGATCGGCAACCGCTCGATCAGGCAGACGAGTGGGGCGATCTCGTTTCGTTTCGTGATGCTGCGGCCGGGTCGTGA
- a CDS encoding error-prone DNA polymerase, translating to MARYAELHCHTNFSFLDGASHPAELVHRAAELGYESLAITDHDGFRGVVKMHAAAVQIGLPIVYGTEIGLPRNRDEQPRKPKTKRHPKEIPFRRRGRNKRMHGSKPTSKAPTDHLILLAPDPDGYVAISRFVTQGQFNGKKDEPRYTFSDLESAARHGNLVALTGCHDGAVPRAAQRGDIVGAVRAAQILKGIFDDRLYIELSHHGMPEDDIRNEILAEVALRLGLATVATNNVHYGYRSEAKIADVLSAIGGRRNLDEADGYRTASDLRYLRSPEEMVARFARYPGAVERAADLGRDLAFDLTLIAPELPDFPMPGSFTTEDEYLRHLVMEGAKEVYPGLDGGIAPNAMQRMEHELGVIEELGFAGFFLVAWDIVRFARSKDIYCQIRGSGADAAICRCIGLTRVDPIRLNLPFERFLSSERGRPPDIDIDFEADRREEVIQYCYQRYGRERAAMVSNVITYRAKSVLQDVGKSFGLTQAQVNGLTRYLDHRSAKELRDVVDLPEGLTADFIYDFCKRLDGFPRHLGIHSGGMVVAHRPLWEMVPMEWGRMEDRTVLQWDKDDCAAMGIVKFDLLSLGALNALHLTVDAIRDVHGVDIDLATIPQEPVIYDMLTKADTVGIFQIESRAQMATLPKMKPRTFYDLAIEVALIRPGPIQGNSVHPFLRRRNGEEPVRYPHPKTEPILRKTLGVPVFQEQLMEIVRVCAGFTPGQSDRLRQAMTHKRSDEAMEKLRDEVYEGMTANGITGASADEIWEKLQGFASFGFPESHSVSFAYIVYAASWLKYHWPTEFFMGLLNAQPMGFYSPNSLMQDAMHHGVVMLPPDVNESWFDCTVEPFHAETDDIAQYLGMSWRRGRGALDDPIRLASALRIGLRYVKNLGDAEITRVEAARIIGGPFASPEDLAQRTGLNESALEALAASGAMVSLGVERREAIWAAGALGRLGPDKLALIEGVEAPKLKPMNPVEEMQADLWSTGISPYHPVAFIRDRLKNIGCLTVETTLNQRRNQKVVKVGGMITHRQRPSTAAGVRFINLEDETGLLNVVVLPPVWDANYEVARKSIGVVIEGRLEYRDGVTNLVAQHFTEWPLEAAVPRSRDFR from the coding sequence ATGGCACGGTATGCGGAACTGCATTGTCATACGAATTTCTCGTTTCTTGACGGGGCTTCCCACCCGGCCGAGTTGGTGCATCGCGCCGCAGAACTGGGTTATGAGTCCTTGGCCATCACCGACCACGACGGGTTTCGTGGAGTTGTCAAGATGCACGCCGCCGCTGTGCAGATCGGGCTTCCGATTGTGTACGGCACGGAGATCGGTCTCCCACGCAACCGGGATGAGCAGCCCCGCAAACCAAAAACGAAGCGCCACCCCAAGGAGATCCCGTTTCGGCGCCGTGGTCGTAACAAACGGATGCATGGTTCTAAACCGACGTCCAAGGCTCCAACCGATCATCTAATTCTGCTCGCCCCCGACCCCGACGGGTATGTTGCGATCTCCCGTTTTGTCACCCAGGGGCAGTTCAACGGGAAGAAAGATGAACCAAGGTACACATTCTCAGACCTCGAGTCCGCTGCGCGACACGGCAATCTTGTCGCGCTTACCGGCTGCCACGACGGTGCGGTCCCCAGAGCGGCACAGCGGGGTGATATCGTCGGGGCCGTTCGGGCAGCGCAGATTCTCAAAGGCATCTTCGACGACCGGTTGTACATTGAACTGTCGCACCACGGTATGCCGGAGGACGACATCCGCAACGAGATCCTCGCCGAAGTGGCGCTCCGACTTGGCCTTGCAACGGTTGCGACAAACAATGTGCACTACGGCTATCGATCCGAGGCCAAGATCGCCGACGTTCTCTCGGCTATTGGAGGGCGCCGCAACCTCGACGAGGCTGACGGGTATCGCACGGCAAGCGACCTGCGTTATCTTCGTTCACCCGAGGAGATGGTTGCCCGGTTTGCCCGCTATCCGGGGGCAGTTGAACGAGCCGCCGACCTGGGGCGCGACCTGGCATTCGACCTCACGCTGATTGCCCCCGAACTCCCCGATTTTCCGATGCCGGGATCGTTCACCACGGAGGACGAATACCTCCGTCACCTTGTGATGGAGGGTGCCAAGGAGGTGTATCCAGGTCTCGACGGTGGTATCGCCCCGAATGCGATGCAACGGATGGAGCATGAACTTGGTGTTATCGAAGAGCTCGGATTTGCAGGTTTTTTTCTCGTTGCATGGGACATCGTGCGGTTCGCCCGCTCCAAGGATATCTACTGCCAGATCCGTGGTTCGGGTGCCGATGCAGCGATCTGCCGGTGCATCGGCCTCACCCGTGTTGACCCGATTCGACTCAATCTGCCGTTCGAACGGTTCCTCTCATCAGAACGGGGTCGCCCGCCTGACATCGACATTGACTTTGAAGCCGATCGCCGCGAGGAAGTGATCCAGTACTGCTACCAGCGGTACGGTCGTGAACGCGCCGCAATGGTGTCGAACGTGATCACCTACCGCGCCAAGTCCGTGCTTCAGGACGTTGGTAAGTCGTTTGGTCTCACCCAGGCACAGGTGAACGGTCTCACCAGGTATCTCGACCATCGCAGCGCCAAGGAGTTACGTGACGTGGTGGATCTCCCCGAGGGATTGACTGCTGATTTCATTTACGACTTCTGCAAACGGCTCGACGGGTTTCCTCGCCATCTCGGCATCCACTCTGGGGGGATGGTGGTTGCGCACCGTCCGCTGTGGGAGATGGTGCCGATGGAGTGGGGGCGCATGGAGGACCGTACCGTACTCCAGTGGGACAAGGACGACTGCGCCGCGATGGGGATCGTGAAGTTTGACCTGCTCTCCCTTGGTGCGCTCAACGCTTTGCATCTCACGGTTGATGCGATTCGCGACGTCCACGGTGTCGACATTGATTTGGCAACCATCCCCCAGGAACCGGTTATTTACGACATGTTGACCAAGGCGGATACCGTCGGTATTTTCCAGATCGAATCTCGTGCCCAGATGGCAACCCTGCCAAAGATGAAACCGCGTACCTTCTATGACCTTGCCATTGAGGTGGCATTGATCAGGCCAGGTCCGATCCAAGGCAACTCGGTGCACCCGTTTCTGCGCCGCCGCAACGGTGAGGAACCCGTGCGGTATCCCCACCCAAAGACAGAGCCGATCCTTCGCAAAACCCTGGGTGTCCCCGTGTTCCAAGAGCAGTTGATGGAGATCGTCAGAGTGTGTGCCGGGTTCACACCGGGCCAATCCGACAGGTTACGCCAGGCAATGACACACAAGCGGTCCGACGAAGCAATGGAGAAACTCCGTGACGAGGTGTACGAGGGGATGACGGCCAACGGGATTACCGGTGCGAGTGCCGACGAAATCTGGGAGAAGCTTCAGGGGTTTGCATCGTTCGGTTTCCCCGAGAGTCACTCAGTGTCCTTTGCGTATATTGTGTATGCGGCGTCGTGGTTGAAGTACCACTGGCCGACCGAGTTCTTTATGGGTCTGTTGAATGCTCAGCCGATGGGGTTCTACTCACCAAACTCGCTGATGCAGGATGCCATGCATCACGGTGTGGTCATGTTGCCACCCGATGTGAACGAGTCATGGTTCGATTGCACCGTCGAGCCCTTTCACGCCGAAACGGACGATATTGCGCAGTATTTGGGGATGTCGTGGCGGCGGGGAAGAGGGGCGCTCGACGACCCGATTCGGCTCGCCAGTGCTTTACGAATCGGGTTGCGGTACGTCAAGAACCTGGGGGATGCCGAGATCACCAGGGTTGAGGCTGCACGGATTATTGGCGGGCCGTTTGCCTCACCGGAGGACCTTGCCCAACGCACCGGTCTCAACGAGTCGGCGCTCGAAGCGCTCGCTGCATCGGGTGCCATGGTGTCGCTTGGGGTTGAGCGCCGTGAGGCCATTTGGGCAGCCGGGGCGCTCGGTCGTCTGGGGCCGGACAAGCTGGCTTTGATCGAAGGAGTCGAAGCCCCGAAGCTGAAACCCATGAACCCGGTTGAGGAGATGCAGGCCGATCTTTGGTCGACCGGGATTTCGCCGTATCACCCTGTGGCCTTCATCAGGGACCGGCTCAAGAATATTGGCTGCCTCACTGTTGAAACCACGCTGAACCAGCGCCGCAACCAGAAGGTCGTCAAGGTTGGTGGCATGATCACTCACCGGCAGCGCCCGTCAACCGCAGCCGGGGTGCGGTTTATCAACCTCGAAGACGAGACAGGGCTGCTGAATGTTGTTGTGTTGCCACCGGTGTGGGATGCGAATTATGAGGTCGCCCGCAAGTCGATCGGTGTCGTGATTGAGGGGCGGCTCGAATATCGCGATGGGGTGACGAATTTGGTAGCCCAACATTTCACCGAATGGCCGCTGGAGGCTGCAGTACCCCGAAGCCGCGACTTCCGATAA
- a CDS encoding type II toxin-antitoxin system PemK/MazF family toxin — translation MKGLPQRGEIWWCDLPDIARRPVVVLSRDAAIPRLRRAMIAPCTTNIRGLPSEVVLEPGEDPIPLRSAVNLDSLESVAVGTLTDRLGRLGSDRMREVCAALAIAVDCQP, via the coding sequence GTGAAGGGCCTTCCGCAACGCGGCGAAATCTGGTGGTGCGACCTTCCGGATATAGCTCGTCGCCCAGTTGTCGTGCTGTCACGGGATGCGGCAATTCCGAGACTTCGACGTGCCATGATCGCCCCTTGCACTACAAACATTCGTGGGCTTCCGAGTGAAGTTGTGCTCGAGCCAGGTGAGGATCCGATTCCGCTGCGATCTGCGGTGAATCTGGACTCCCTAGAAAGTGTCGCTGTCGGTACTCTCACAGATCGGCTCGGCCGTCTCGGTAGCGACCGGATGCGCGAGGTTTGTGCAGCTCTAGCTATTGCTGTGGACTGCCAACCCTGA
- a CDS encoding aminotransferase class V-fold PLP-dependent enzyme, translated as MLAHRFTRALAAEGHHMAAHSHHLWPDVTGEAHDQYWGDSIEMADNKWGHILGTVLPEAQRHIAGHLRLPDPTTIAFAPNTHEFIVRIASSLPHGFALLTTDAEFHSMNRQATRWAEAGVAKVHTVPAEPFESFAQRWSEAAAATRPDLMFVSHVFFNSGHINDDLRTLVDAAPTGETIVVIDGYHGFMAIPTDLSDIADRAFYLAGGYKYAMAGEGACFLHSPPGLIERPVMTGWYAGFGSLADTQHGVGYATDGSRMFGSTFDPSGLYRLNAVMRMLSDEGVTVADMLAHSQQLQRRFVTGLAGIETPLDPSQLLPAWPGVRARFLTFSLPNAQRLHEVYRTRGLITDVRSDRLRFGFGVYQDDQHIDTALELMDGVA; from the coding sequence ATGCTGGCCCATAGATTCACACGTGCCCTCGCCGCTGAGGGACACCACATGGCCGCCCACTCGCATCATCTGTGGCCCGACGTCACCGGTGAGGCGCACGACCAATACTGGGGCGACTCGATCGAGATGGCCGATAACAAATGGGGTCACATCCTCGGAACTGTCCTCCCAGAGGCACAGCGTCACATAGCCGGTCATCTTCGTCTGCCCGATCCGACAACGATCGCCTTTGCGCCAAATACCCACGAGTTCATCGTGCGCATCGCTTCAAGCCTGCCACACGGGTTCGCGCTGCTGACCACCGATGCCGAGTTTCATTCGATGAACCGACAGGCCACCCGATGGGCAGAGGCGGGTGTTGCCAAGGTCCATACAGTCCCCGCCGAACCGTTTGAATCATTCGCACAACGATGGAGCGAAGCCGCGGCGGCGACCCGGCCCGATCTGATGTTTGTCAGCCATGTGTTTTTCAACTCCGGTCACATCAACGACGATCTTCGTACCCTCGTCGACGCGGCACCAACCGGCGAAACGATTGTCGTGATCGATGGATACCACGGTTTCATGGCCATCCCGACTGACCTGTCAGACATCGCCGACCGGGCGTTCTACCTTGCCGGTGGATACAAGTACGCAATGGCGGGTGAAGGAGCGTGTTTTCTGCACAGCCCTCCCGGGTTGATTGAACGCCCGGTGATGACGGGCTGGTACGCCGGGTTCGGCTCGCTTGCCGACACGCAACATGGTGTTGGTTACGCAACGGACGGCTCGAGAATGTTCGGGTCCACGTTTGACCCTTCGGGTTTGTACCGCCTCAACGCTGTGATGCGCATGCTGTCAGACGAGGGGGTCACGGTTGCTGACATGCTGGCGCACTCGCAACAACTCCAACGGAGATTCGTGACAGGCCTTGCAGGTATCGAGACTCCGCTTGACCCGTCACAACTATTGCCCGCTTGGCCCGGCGTCCGCGCACGATTCCTGACCTTTTCGCTGCCCAATGCCCAGCGCCTCCACGAGGTCTACCGCACCCGTGGGCTCATCACCGACGTCCGCTCAGACCGACTCCGATTCGGTTTCGGTGTCTATCAAGACGACCAGCACATCGACACAGCACTAGAGCTCATGGACGGCGTTGCTTAA
- a CDS encoding histidine phosphatase family protein yields the protein MKRLIVMRHAKSDWETNTPDHERPLNRRGFRSARIMGVALAKMGQAPQHVITSSATRARTTTEVAASVGSWDASITISDELYGATVYTALAVIATAPTEVDTLMVVGHQPTWGQLVFLLTGGAVQVKTATAVGIDLAINRWTDAPQARGSVTFVLHPRLFTAGNFRLPGI from the coding sequence ATGAAACGGCTGATCGTTATGCGACACGCGAAGTCAGATTGGGAGACCAATACTCCAGATCATGAGAGGCCGCTCAACCGACGCGGTTTTCGCTCGGCGCGCATCATGGGTGTTGCGCTCGCAAAGATGGGGCAGGCGCCACAACATGTCATTACGTCGTCGGCGACGAGGGCCAGAACCACGACCGAAGTTGCGGCTTCGGTCGGCTCGTGGGACGCATCGATCACAATCTCCGACGAATTGTACGGTGCAACGGTTTATACCGCACTCGCTGTGATCGCCACCGCGCCAACCGAAGTAGACACCCTCATGGTCGTTGGCCACCAGCCCACCTGGGGCCAACTTGTGTTCCTGCTCACCGGCGGTGCCGTACAAGTCAAGACTGCAACCGCAGTCGGAATTGATCTAGCTATCAATCGTTGGACCGATGCCCCGCAGGCCCGCGGCTCCGTCACGTTCGTTCTGCACCCAAGACTGTTCACAGCCGGAAACTTCCGCCTCCCCGGCATCTAA
- the aroQ gene encoding type II 3-dehydroquinate dehydratase, which translates to MRILVINGPNLNLLGSRRPDVYGSITLAELEVDLIEAGEKLGAEVVCFQSNHEGALIDALHDAIGRYDGVVVNFGALSHTSRALQDAIEAIELPTVEVHISDIYEREEWRATSFTAQACVHSIVGQGVPGYRQAVEYLLANHSG; encoded by the coding sequence ATGCGCATCTTGGTGATCAACGGGCCGAATCTGAACCTGCTAGGGTCCCGACGCCCCGACGTGTACGGCTCGATCACTCTCGCCGAACTTGAGGTCGACCTCATCGAAGCCGGTGAGAAGCTTGGGGCCGAGGTGGTGTGTTTCCAATCAAACCACGAAGGGGCGCTCATCGATGCCCTCCACGATGCCATCGGTCGTTATGACGGCGTTGTCGTCAATTTCGGCGCCCTAAGTCACACTTCTCGCGCCCTCCAGGATGCAATCGAAGCGATCGAACTTCCAACGGTCGAAGTCCACATCTCAGACATCTACGAGCGTGAGGAGTGGCGCGCAACCTCTTTCACTGCGCAAGCGTGTGTTCACTCGATCGTCGGGCAAGGGGTGCCCGGTTACAGACAAGCTGTCGAGTACCTGCTTGCCAACCACAGCGGCTGA
- a CDS encoding phosphoserine transaminase, with translation MQQLPDIVIPTDLIPQDGRLGSGPSLIRGPALDSLATEGSAVLGTSHRQPPVKRLVGSIRSRLADLYNLPGGYEVILGIGGATSFWDAAVVGLIHNKSQHVVCGEFSSKFFAAAAAAPHLDEPAVIEVAPGQGAPPQADASVDTYCLIHNETSTGVMCPLVRPEGGGITVVDGTSAAGAIPFDTEAVDVYYFSPQKAFGSEGGLWLALCSPSAIERISDLADTGRWIPASLSLKTAIDNSRKDQTYNTPAISTLWLLNEQLRWMLNNGGLTWAAERSLTSSGTLYSWADSHDLVTPFVEPAFRSPTVVTLDIDDRIDADDIVAICRANGILDIGGYRKLGRNQLRIACFPGIEPADIERTTQALDYVMERLVS, from the coding sequence ATGCAACAACTTCCCGACATTGTGATCCCCACCGATCTCATCCCACAGGACGGCCGCCTCGGCTCCGGGCCATCGCTGATCAGGGGCCCGGCGCTGGACTCTCTCGCCACTGAGGGAAGTGCCGTTCTCGGAACATCGCACCGGCAACCCCCTGTCAAACGGCTTGTCGGGTCAATCCGCAGCAGGCTCGCGGACCTTTACAACCTCCCCGGCGGGTACGAGGTAATCCTTGGTATCGGTGGCGCGACATCGTTTTGGGATGCAGCGGTCGTCGGTCTCATTCACAACAAGAGCCAACACGTGGTCTGCGGAGAGTTCTCCAGCAAGTTCTTCGCCGCTGCCGCTGCGGCGCCACATCTTGACGAGCCTGCGGTCATCGAGGTTGCTCCTGGTCAGGGGGCACCACCACAAGCGGACGCCTCGGTCGACACGTACTGTCTGATACACAACGAGACGTCGACCGGTGTCATGTGTCCACTTGTGCGACCAGAAGGTGGCGGCATCACTGTGGTTGACGGGACATCCGCAGCAGGGGCGATTCCGTTCGACACTGAAGCGGTGGATGTCTACTACTTCTCACCACAAAAGGCGTTTGGCTCAGAAGGGGGTCTGTGGCTTGCCCTGTGCTCCCCGAGTGCGATCGAGCGGATCTCGGATCTCGCTGACACTGGCCGCTGGATCCCGGCGTCGCTGTCACTCAAAACAGCGATCGACAACTCGCGTAAGGATCAGACGTACAACACGCCCGCGATCTCGACGCTTTGGTTACTTAACGAGCAACTCCGGTGGATGCTCAACAACGGTGGACTCACATGGGCTGCGGAACGCTCCCTGACGTCGTCGGGAACCCTGTACTCCTGGGCCGATTCGCACGATCTTGTCACGCCGTTCGTTGAACCGGCGTTCCGCTCACCGACCGTCGTCACGCTCGATATCGACGACCGCATCGACGCGGACGACATCGTTGCTATCTGTCGGGCCAATGGGATTCTCGATATCGGTGGCTACCGAAAACTCGGACGCAACCAGCTTCGTATCGCTTGTTTCCCCGGCATCGAGCCGGCAGACATCGAACGCACCACGCAGGCGCTCGACTACGTGATGGAACGGCTGGTGTCATGA
- a CDS encoding CBS domain-containing protein: MTTNVLTIGPDEPSKAAARIMIAKGVSGLPVVDSDNNVIGIVTEADFVVQIAARSVVQQHRFFGTGKSRKRIDIVRDMMTATPVVITSDARIADAAQVMNDRRVKRLPVVSSDGALIGIISRADIVGAYARPDEVIEDAVRQDVIKRILMIDPDELDVSVVEGVVSVAGRVDTRSDAQLLEELTLRIEGVVVADINVEWRHGESIV; this comes from the coding sequence ATGACCACGAATGTCCTGACGATCGGCCCCGACGAGCCATCAAAGGCAGCCGCTCGGATTATGATTGCCAAAGGTGTTAGCGGGCTCCCTGTTGTTGACAGCGATAACAACGTCATCGGTATCGTGACCGAGGCGGACTTCGTTGTTCAGATAGCCGCGCGTAGCGTTGTTCAACAACATCGCTTTTTCGGTACCGGTAAGTCTCGGAAACGCATTGACATCGTGCGCGATATGATGACTGCTACGCCTGTTGTTATCACGAGTGACGCTCGGATCGCCGATGCGGCACAGGTCATGAACGATCGCCGCGTTAAGCGCCTTCCTGTCGTGTCAAGTGACGGCGCGCTGATCGGCATAATCTCACGGGCCGATATCGTTGGGGCTTACGCACGACCAGACGAAGTCATTGAAGACGCGGTCAGGCAAGATGTTATCAAACGTATTCTCATGATTGATCCGGATGAGCTTGACGTTTCGGTCGTTGAAGGTGTCGTGTCAGTGGCCGGGCGAGTTGACACGCGAAGTGACGCGCAACTGTTAGAAGAACTGACCTTACGCATTGAGGGTGTCGTTGTTGCTGACATCAACGTTGAATGGCGACACGGCGAATCGATCGTGTAA
- a CDS encoding response regulator transcription factor, translated as MTEKPPVRVLLVDDHEVVRKGLRALLEAAGGFDVVSEAGSVVEAVRRVGYDSPEVVVMDVRLPDGSGIDACREIRKRWPDVKVLILTSYADEEALVGAIQAGASGYVLKRIRADELAESIQRVAAGESLLDPIMTERLFTRIRGGNSDPLLARLSPQERRTLDLIAAGMTNKQIAKQMFLAEKTVKNYVSNMLSKLGMSRRSEAAAYAARLSVGSQVRYPTETWGEEQP; from the coding sequence TGTAGACGACCATGAGGTGGTGCGCAAGGGGTTACGTGCACTTCTCGAAGCGGCGGGCGGATTCGATGTTGTGTCAGAGGCGGGTTCGGTGGTCGAAGCGGTCCGCCGGGTCGGTTATGACTCTCCCGAAGTCGTCGTAATGGACGTCCGGCTTCCCGACGGATCAGGTATCGATGCCTGCCGAGAAATCCGCAAGAGATGGCCCGACGTCAAAGTTCTGATACTGACCTCCTACGCGGATGAAGAGGCGCTTGTCGGCGCAATCCAAGCAGGGGCTTCCGGATACGTTCTGAAACGGATCCGTGCTGATGAGTTAGCGGAGAGTATCCAGCGTGTTGCTGCAGGAGAGTCTCTCCTCGACCCAATAATGACCGAGCGACTGTTCACAAGAATTCGCGGCGGCAATTCTGACCCGCTGCTGGCGCGGCTCTCTCCTCAGGAGCGGCGCACTCTCGATCTTATCGCTGCGGGGATGACGAACAAGCAGATCGCCAAACAGATGTTCCTCGCTGAGAAGACGGTAAAGAACTATGTATCAAACATGCTCTCCAAACTTGGGATGAGCCGTCGCAGCGAGGCAGCAGCATACGCTGCCCGCCTCTCTGTGGGATCCCAAGTTCGCTACCCCACCGAAACGTGGGGCGAAGAGCAGCCCTAA